The following is a genomic window from Phaeodactylum tricornutum CCAP 1055/1 PHATR_bd_48x36 genomic scaffold, whole genome shotgun sequence.
TATCTATTCTAATACATGTACATATATTAAATGTATATCGTAACAAGTTCCATACACACTAGTTAAGGGATGAGTGGTCTACTCCATGGACACGTTGGTAGGTTCCGTTGATCCATATGCGTGCGTGACCCAAGCTGTATCACGTCGCATACAGGGATGTATCCATACTCCGACTTTGCTATCCACAAAAGAAAGCGTACTGTACTGGAAAAGCCCAGTTTGGGAAGTGGATGCAAAGAAATGTTGTACCTTACTGGTACTGTTTGTTAGCCGCAGGACACTACCGTGCCATAGCTCGTAATTTGTGGACATGCCTGACTGACAGAGAGATTTTGATTCGGCAGTTCTGCTGCCTACTTCTGCTGCAGACAGACATATCTGGGATCCTTTTTGTCCAATAGAATAATAGTAGGAGATGCCGCTGAACATGACGAAAAGATACGGCTGCAGTGTTCTCTTTACGAGGCACCGGTTCGCATCTCAACATTCATTTTGCTTGATGTGCCTTTGGCATCCACAGCCAGCTGCCCAAGCAACAGAAACGAAAAAACCTTCACGAACAGGCCCCAGACTTTGCTTTGCCCAGGAGGCCTCACGTACAAGAAAGCGTTCTGCTTCATTGCCACCATGAAGATTCTATCTTTCGCCACCCGCCAGTTCTACCAGAGCAGCCAAGCTGCGTCCTTGCCACACAAAGTGAAGTTTGCTGTCTCCGTCGTCCAACTTCCGTGGGACACTCACAACTGCAAATCCTCTCTCGTTATCCGGTTGAAACGCAACTATGCTACCACTACTTGGCAACGTACGCAAAGGGTTGCCTTGCCCGAAGTCGCTGGTGATCCTTCCATTATTAAAAGCGCCTTTCGCGAACGCTTGGATGCCGAACGGGCGCAAGCGCTCCTAGGCGGCGGCCAAAAACGCATCGACAAGATACACGCCAGGGGATCACTTACCGCCCGGGAACGCTTGGAGCTCTTGTTCGATAACGAGAGCTTCCACGAATTGGATCAACTCAAGGCTCATCGATGTACCGAGTTTGGTATGGACGAAAAGGAGTTTCCCGGTGACGGTATCGTCACGGGACACGGAACCATCAATGGTCGCGTCGTCTACGCCTT
Proteins encoded in this region:
- a CDS encoding predicted protein is translated as MKILSFATRQFYQSSQAASLPHKVKFAVSVVQLPWDTHNCKSSLVIRLKRNYATTTWQRTQRVALPEVAGDPSIIKSAFRERLDAERAQALLGGGQKRIDKIHARGSLTARERLELLFDNESFHELDQLKAHRCTEFGMDEKEFPGDGIVTGHGTINGRVVYAFSQDFTVLGGSLSETHAEKMCKVMDMAMRVRAPVIGLNDSGGARIQEGVDSLGGYAEVFQRNVDASGLIPQISVIMGPCAGGAVYSPAMTDFIFMVEDTSYMFVTGPEVVKTVTNETVTKEDLGGARVHTAKSGVAHGSFSNDVTALRSMRRLLDFLP